From Brassica rapa cultivar Chiifu-401-42 chromosome A06, CAAS_Brap_v3.01, whole genome shotgun sequence:
CAAAGCGATGATCATTATTCGTCGAGCACCATTCAAATTACCTACTCGAGATCTAGAATACTGTATCTCTATtgtattttcttttgctttgtcttttttatttattgtcgAGCACCATTCAAATTTCATCCTTGCTTACACAGTATCAAAAATGATTTCCCAATATGTCATCAGTTATGAAACTTGCAATTGAATTGTGTTTAGTTATAAAAATTTCTCGTAATGTTGACAAGAAATGTTATTCATTGATtaacaaaatcattttttagttttcttataTACACCATTATATaccaaaaattgaaatatttaaattattttcatttacaAATTGTAACGTCTCACAAAAGTCGTCATCCTCGATAGTAAAAACCGTATAATTTTACACGTGTTTGGATAACCGTCGAGGCGTTacattgcatatatatatttaaaagtattAAAACGTGTATAGAAAATTGTTTAGAATGCAATTACAGATTTTTTAGCTCAAacgacaaattttttttatagttggatattttatttcaatttaaCTACTCAAATTATTTTCTGTTTGAGtagtagaatttttttttatagtgaaAAAAAATGTAGATGCTTGCATTAGTttatctataatatatatatgataagaCCAATTAGCTTGGAGGCAAAAATCCTTGTAAAAGTAAAAGTGAGGTAAAATTTTGCAGGGAGAATATATGAAAGAATTTTAGCAGGAAAAATGAGACAAGCGTCATGAACGTGTCAGTCGATAAACGAGAAAGCAAATAATCAGTACCAGATTCGACGTACCACATTAATAAACATCAACTTTTTACTTGAAAGgcatttttcaatatttttacatcaaatatttattttatttttgttgcagTTACACTCTTCTTTACTAAtccaataaattaaaaataaaatatatatcactCGAATGCATGCATGTTTTccttttaccaaaaaactgCATGCTTATATATACAGAGAAATGTCACCATTGTAAACTCCGCCTCATCTTCTTTTAAAAGTATCTCCGTAAGCTCTAGTTTTCACTGACACATCACTGCTCGctatttttctttcttcctcttcttctccctATATTACTGTTCCGGGTAACAAGATTTTTATTTCTGTTGTTTATATTTAGCACAATCTGTGATCTAATGCAAACTTGGCTCATGGTGTCCTAGCCAACATATTTcaatagttttttattttttgataaacaacATATTCCAATAGTTAGGCTTCTCAttgtttcttttaattttagaaataaaatcaGTTAAGCTTTTCAACTGAGCTTTTAAAGCAAATTTCGTAATATCTTACAAACACTCACATTCTGTAATGAAATTGACGTTCATAATTGTTCTCACTTATTGTAATTCTGTATccattaatttcataattttttgtttgaaattttaGATTCTCTTACTGATATATGAATGCATGTTCACATTACAAGATTTATAGGTCTTAAAACGATGCCGGGTCCCGAATCAGAGACTTCGACCTTCCATGTATTCAACCACGATCTCCAAACGCAACTGCAAACGTATCCACAGGAAACAGCAGTAGAGGAGCACGCACCAGTAGGCAGACAAAACTCGATCATGTCACTGACTCTTGACGAGATTCAGATGAAAAGCGGCAAGAGCTTTGGAGCAATGAATATGGACGAGCTCCTCGCGAACATGTGGATGACTGTCGAGGAAAACAACGGCGGGGGAGCTGGCGCCCAACAGGATGGGGAGAAACCGACCATACTGCCACGTCAAGGTTCGTTGTCAGTCCCCGTACCTTTGTGCAAGAAAACCGTCGAGGAAGTTTGGTTTGAGATACAAAACGGCGTACAACAGCCACCACCGTCGTCAATTGCCGGTCAAAACCCCGACGAAGATAATCGCCGGCAACAAACCCTTGGTGAGATCACGCTTGAGGATTTTCTTGTTAAGGCTGGGGTTGTTCAAGAACCATTAAAAACAACGATGAAGATGTCGAGTTCTGATTTCGGTTATAATCCGGAGTTCGGAGTCGGTTTACATTGTCAAACCCAAAACAATTATGGTGATAACCGGACAGTTTACAATGAAAATCGGCCATTTTACTCGGGTATGGGAGAATCCTCAAGCTGTATGACCGGAAGTGGGAGGAGTGATCAGTACTTAACCGGTTTAAATGCTTTTCGGATCCAGAAACGAATAATTGACGGTCCACCCGAGATATTGATGGAGCGGAGACAGCGACGGATGATTAAAAACCGCGAATCTGCGGCACGGTCTCGAGCCCGGAGACAAGTAAGTCTGGGatcaaatatatacaaatttcaTCGAATCTTGCCTACTATTTTTATCGAATCTGGTTTGTacctttatttatatatatagttcttAGAGAAGACGTCTAAGTTTTGGCGCCTATATGTGTCCAATgggttttaccttttttttagGCGTATACTGTGGAGTTGGAGTTGGAATTGAACCAACTCACGGAAGAAAACATGAAGCTGAAGAAAATTGTGGTACTTTCTTAATTAATCATTATTGCAACCACATattatctatgtttttttttatatcgaaacaaatattataattgttattattattcttatacaattcatatttttttcttgatagGAAGAGAATGATAAGAAAAGAAGGCAAGAGGTAATAATCAAATTTCCATTGAACTGTCcccataaaaatattaaataaattccAAGAGGTCATCAACGAGTATGGATTCATCAAAAAAACATCACATGTAAAAAAATGCGACACTATTAGATTCAAAAATGACTTTACTGGAGATACCGTTAGTTTCTATTAAAACAAGCGTTATAACGAAATTGTAACAAAttggtttttaacttttaatagtatttaatCATATAATGGCATGCAGGTGATGAACAGAAGTACTCAAATTACCAAAGAGAAGAATGGAGACAAATTAAGGAGGATTCGCAGGATGGCTAGTGCTGGGTGGTAGATTAGAGTTTGTGTAATATGTATATCTATAAGATCATTTCCatctatacatattttatatatactatatatattattttgagacAACCGCAAAATATGTATATGTGATCATCTTTTTTACCAACAATCAagacattttttttcaaatattaccTAAAATTTTAAgtcaaacataaaaataatcCATGCTTTTttcgaaactttttttttctgttcacCCTATAAGTTTGAGTTATTCACGAAAAtgttattacattttttttttttttgaaaaagattattttaccttatcatcttcatctttaccaaatatttacaatattgtCATTACCATCAATAcactaaccaccatgaacaaccaatttaaAGCTTTTAGTGTAccaaagttttcaatttttattctTCATATCTCATTGATTATGCACACATATCACATCTCTTTCACTCTCTCTTtaaattcatcaaaaaaaaattaaaattttgattccaAGCTTTGTAAGGTTCATAGAGACATTGAAAGTCATGATTCGTGGTCATTAACGACTTAGTAGATTTTGTAGTTAAGTTATGGATGCTTGGAGAAGCAAAACAAGTAATCTCACAAGCTCAAATTATGATAtcattttttcagatctgttcgCGAAGACTTCgggaagactttcagaagactttGCTAGATGTATTCTCCATCAAGAAGACTTCTAGGAACTTTTCtttactaagaaaaaaaaacaaaaatctcagagaagtcttctcggataaataggttagttttgcaatttaCAGAAGtttgtcagaaatttgactttctATAGAAGACTTCTCGGGAAAAACTTCTATAGAAGTCTTCTAAGAGTTTTCCCGAAGTCTTCTTATTTTCGAAAGAAGTATGTGtaggttacttttgcaattgaaaagTAATAGTAAAACATTATGAAGTCTTCTCAAATTCTATTTCGTGTTTTGGTCAAACCTTTGGTTGCAAGAGAAAAATTCTATAGAAGTCTTTCTATAGATGTCTTCCGACAGAAGACTTCTAGAGAAGTTTTCTCTGCAAAAGTCAAATATAGTCAAATTGCAAAACTATTTTAAGTAGACTTCTTGCGACATTGAGaagactttcagaagacttcttCTCTGAAAAAACTTCCCGAGAAGTCTTCTATAAAAAATCAAGTTTATGACAAAATTTAGTCAATTGCAAAGTAACCTGTTTATCTCAGAAGATTTCTCTAGCATTTTCGAGAatatttcaaattcaaaattaagccaatatttacaaaggaatacttcttaagaagtcttccTTCGTAAATTTTAAATCGCAAAAATGACCTAAATAGAAGGCTTCtacgtcaatgtttaataaatttttattttctctacaattaaaatgactttttaatattttcttactaATTCATGTGTATTAGTCAATATTGGGGCTCCTGGATGAAATTCATAACATATTTGGTGATAATAATGAGATTTCAAATATATGTTTACTAATGTTTTTAGCTAATCCGAGAAGTATTCTGCGTTAGAATTTCAAGAGTGCTAAGTAATTTCAaggtatatttttttaactttcaaaagtgttaagtaaCATCAAAAATATCAAGTCATGTGGTTTAATGTGTCTTTTTAGATTATAAGGTATAATTTTTAACTTACatgagattttaaattttaactttcaCATAAAATTTAAGTTTGATCTTTTGTGATTTTGACCAAGTTTTCTTGTGAAGTCTTCTCTcttagttttagtaaatttgactaagtttttgtGTTGTTGTGTTTTGTTATGAGTGGATAGAatggttaaaaaaaattattggtaTGTTGTCAAGTACTTTGGGAAAAACATGAACATATATACCAAATTCTTTTGATTAACATCTCTTcaagtttacaaaaaattcaaaactaaaatagtacacataaaaatcattaaacaaaccataaacaaaactattacacATGGAGCTAGATATCATTCCTCAACATATATAAGCTTGAAATCCACTTTACATCATTCTTTTGTACCACTTTGGACAGAAGACTTCGGAAGACTTCCCGAATAAAATACAttagaagacttcccaagaaGTCTTCCAAGAGTCTTTTGAGAGTCTTCCAAGAATCTTCTGAGAAGTCTTCCAATGTCTgactcagatctgaaaaaaaattgcatattCAAAAGCATTTAAATGACTTCAAGATAGAGAAAGCTTCAAAAACAACttttttatgcttaaataataaacaaaacaatcacattaggttgaatctataactttttaaaatctaatatataaaacacgCAAAACACGTATCCAAAATTTGAATCACTTTGGGCATAAGACTTTAGAAGACTTCGTGGACTTCCCACAAAGTCTTCTAGCATAAAATCCATTAGAAGATTTTTCAAGAAGTCTTCCGAGAGTCTTCTGAGAAATTTTCCAAAGTGTGATTTAGATCTGAAAaatctgcatattcaaaaatattcaaatgtcttcaaaacagagaaagtttcaaaaataaaacttttatgcttaaataataaacaaaacaatcaaattaggtTAAATCTATAACTTTTtagaatttaatatataaacacacacaaaatacaTATCCATAACTTGTACCATTTTAGATAGAAGACTTCGGAATACTTTCTAAGTCTTCTAACAAAAAAAACGCATTAGTAGACTTGTCTAAAGTCTTCCGAGAGTTTTCCGAGAAGTCTTTCAAAGTCTatctcagatctgaaaaatctgcaatttaaaaaacattcaaatgacttcaaaacagagaaaagcttcaaaaatataattttatgattaaataataaataaaacagtcACATTAAGTTGAAGCTATAGCATTCTggaatctaatatataaaacatacaaTAATACAATATCGAAatttatagatctacctttGAAGGAGTAaaagatgagaaccatgtaataaaaaatctgcaaaaaaaaagataattttttttttaagaagataaattagtgagaagatataagaaaaatatgagaaatggatttaaagtttggtgttttgatattcaaagagattagagaggggttggagagttttagaatgagaaatattacatttttgttgcaaccatttgagaggaagaaaaaaaatgtgtaaAAGTCTTCTAGACTCTAAAATCAAATACATGAGAAGACTTTTGGAAGACTTCGCTTTAGGCGGGAAACTAAAATTCTACTAAAATATAGGTGGGAATATGTCAGAAGACTTTTTGAGAAGTCTTCTGGAAATATGTCTGAAAAGTCTTCTAGAAGTTTTTCAAACCATAACCTAAtcaaatcccctatatattaacaGATAATCCGCaagtttgtattaattaaaaaagagtCGTGCTTAGGTGTCACTTAATTACAATGTCAATTTGGCTTCCGTGACATTataaaaatcaattgaaaaattaGTAAGTCAAAAATCCAATTGctaaaaaaactatattaatccaaacataaatatatatgatataataaACTTAATACTCAACGATCtcattaaatgagactttcttTAAATGACtcaaagttgatttatattgtgatccaatataataattattttttaaagtgtaAGGTATACTCTTAGTCTGTATTACTTGGACAACAATTTAAATCAATGTTTGCTATAGTATGGTCTAAGTATTGCATGTTTTTGCTATAAATTGGgaagtaataatttttttaagttttgtttttttattaataacaaAGAGGCACCTTGACAGGACGCAgctatacaattttttttgttaataaaagaaaaaaaagaagaatattgTTCGGTTCTCAAGTTTTCCTCACctatagaaatttatataaagAGTAATACAAAAATTAAGTTGTTTTGTTATTACCAAACGAACTtatatatcaattatttttcCTTGCAACACAATTCTTTAGAATTTAAATTATGAAGTTTATATTGAAGATTAAGTAAAAGCTTTGACACCTGCCTAATTGTTTTTCATAGTCTAGGACAACAATAATAATGACCTTTCGTAGTCGTTAATGATATATATCACGTTAACCTAATTTTCATCCTATACAAAATATCGGTTCCAAATAATACtatcatctttatatatttggacCTTAAGTATAATAATAGTCGGGCTGAAATTTTTTATGTTATGTTAATGTGGTCCATAACCAAACTATACTTCAAATTATAAGCTTAATCCAATTTGTAAttgtctttttaatatattaattttccaTCTTATGTTatcaaaaagaaagtaaaaatctGATATTCCAAAAAATTAGTGTAACTTTAAAAtcgaaaaatatataattttatttacggataagttagtaaaagaaaatattcaaaTGTATCGGTTTAACATATAGATGATTATATACACAATCAAAAATtgtatacatataaaaacaattcaatcatatataaatcttaaactTCTCAATACAATATGTTTAATTAGAAAACAACTACTTATTTCGGATTATCTATAATTGATGtctcttaaatgtttttttctaattCAATTGAGTCGAAGGAGGATCAGTCGTAAACTGTCGGTATTATTATCGTTAGAAGACAATAAAAATCCTAAAATTTGAACCAAATATTTGCGATATAGAATTTTAGAATCAAGCTGTTTTGGTAAGTTtaaattaattgtttatataccaggatatttaaataaataagaaacgTTTCCACCAAGTCAATGTGTTCACCGATTTTTTTAACTTGGTACAAAATTTTGTAGAAGTTCTATATGGTACGTTTAATTAAAGATAATAATATACTTTGTCACCAAGTCTATAATTTCGATCATTGAAAACAACTTGCCAAATATGTTTGTGgtagttattaaaaatttacataaatattgGTTCAATGTATCACGCTAAAATACAGTTTCTAGATAAAtgctaattattttaattttccaaaTAATCCGAAAACCTACCTATGCCTATAATATATATACGGTTGAGTTTTTTTCCTTAGAAACACCATCAATCTTTTCACAACTCTTAATTTATGATTATCGAAGTATCAATGATAGCACATTTTAATTGTTTGATTTGGGCTTCTATATTTTTTCAATGTGTACCAAATATTTATAGTCAGTTAATTATTCTATATTGAGAAaagaataaatacaaaatatattttgaccACAAGAACACAAGTATCAGAAATCATCAAATTTTACAatatgaaaacataatttttttaataaatatttcaccATGCGCAAGGCTCATGTCTTTTCCTAGTAATTAACTAAATAGCcaaaaataattcattaaacttaaaatgAACTTATATAGCGTTTAATACACAAAACTAAATACATGTAGgtcaaaacattttttaaaagttatgaTTCTAAAATCAAACCATAAATACAAACAATACtatataacatatgttactAACACCCTAAACCAAAGTCTTCTAGGAGATTTCCAGAccctataatcaaataactaagcaAAAACACTTCCTAAACTTAAAAAAGAAccttagaaaatgtttaaatcaaataattagatagtcactaaacacatatatgtcaaactaaaaaaattaaaaatttaatatttcaaaatttaaccctaaaataccaacaatactataacatatgttacaaAATCCTAAACCGAAGGCTATCATGATTCAATCTATATTCTCATTCatctatgttaaaaataattcaaattcaGTAAAACTAAATTTCCATCATTTAGAATTGTTTATTAATACatgatttagattttttctctttcaaaatattttttataaaatttattaattacttttaaGTTCTAATACATGAGAAGACTTCCCTAAAAAGACTTCTGGAAGACTTCGATTTAAGCGAGAAacctaaattattttaaaagttaggcggaaaccctaaattctactaAACTTTAGGTGGGATAAGTCATAAGACTTCTTGGAAAGTCTTTTGTGAGTCTTCGAGAccctataatcaaataactaaacaaaaaaaaaacacttcctTAAACTTTTAAGATACttagaaagtgtttaaatcaagttattagatagtcattaaacacatatatatcaaacagtacaaaagataagatttcaaaatctaaccctaaatatACCAACAATgttataacatatgttaccaaaccctaaaccaatgaCTATCATGAGTAAATCTtctttcactcatctatgttgaaaacaattcaattttagtaaaactaattttacatcatttagaaatgtttattgttacatgatttcaatttttttcatcaaaatttttttcataaaattttaaattatttttaagatctactGAACGAGAAGACTTTTTTGTAAGCCATCTCACGCGGAGAATTATAATGGTAAAACTCAATACGTGTTTTTTGTTTAGTCATAAGGATATTGTTGTAATTTTAGTAGTCTTTTTTTTCTAACGCTGGTTTCATTCAAAATATAGAATTGTTTCAGAGTATACAACtcagaaataaaataaagacaaaaagAGGAACTGAAACACCAGTAGGTGACAGAAAAGAGAGATAGAAGAGGGGGTAAGGCCAGAGTCAAGAGATTTCAAGAGACTGAATTTGGATTACTTTTGCATTTTtgtattcaaaatcaagctttgagttatttttggcaattttcccaaaaatcaatattatttaaacataatGTTCTTTTTTGAGGTgcctttttgtttcaaaaatatttacaaaattctCCCACTGGAATATTTTTAAGCtatgattttatttatatattcactACGCCTTTCAATTCAACGGgatcttttttccttttattttactTAACTAACATATTTACTTatctacaccaaaactatacgACGTTAACAAATTTGACAACTatcccctagactatatttgtgaagtgattttgccacatgtcctctttacaatcatttttacaaaaacaatgatGATATTGCTAACAAGATTGATGACATGGCTTATAGTTATTATGACATGGACAATCACATTTATTACtgacatatatttttggtaaactttttaaaatatggtaataattcataaataatcactaaaataaatatattgaaatatgcattataaatttcgaagtacattatttaattgtatttttataattatataatttttattactaatattttcaaaattttctacatcttttttaaaatattaataaattattaatcatAATTTCATTAGTGTCTTTaagatatctacaaattttataaatattatttagttataatttttaataactatacaatttttatatgattttttaataattttatacaagtttatttaatacatttaaccaaaataatagataaaatttttatctaagatttgaattttaaacatattacatatatattattaaatgtaatttaaaataaacaaaattatttttttcttcttaattttatgcttaaataattaactttatattaaatattagtcaaaaataataaaatatataatattaataaattttattttaaaaataatttaacttttagaaaatttatcaCTGCACATGGTACATGAAAACACCTTGTAGAATACATATCAAAGTTCTTCCTTTGATCTTAGCCATCAAAAAAAGATTAAATACACTTTTCGTTAAgtttatatgttaaaaaaattgtatattgaAATTTAGATCATCATGTTCCATCAGCACTGACACTTGAACATTTAAATTCCTGTGTTGTCTCCTCACGGAAGTTGGATTCTGCAGGCTTCAACATTAAAACTATACATTATTCAATACCAATTTATCTATTAATATGTAAATCAATGTTTTAATTACAATCATTAATGTACTTCAACCAAACATTTGTATTGCAATCGATAATAAACTTCAAGTTTATATAACATTCGTGCTCATAGATTTGGAAGCTTTAATTTTAAGATGTATATTATGAAGCTACAAACGAACCCCTAAACGGCTAAACcccaaaataattatttggttattttattaattaaaattttttttagaaaatgtcAGTCATATGTAGAGATAACTATTGGGTTTAAATTccagtatattaaaaaaaatgaataacaaATCCCAAATTTTGAGAATTAAACGGAATTAACGACTGTgcaatatatttgaaaatatattatagttgcAAATCTTTTTTCAGATCAATAACCAAAGAAAGCGCAACATCTAAAGCTAATTATATCAAAAATACtaaattactagattttgatccgcgtttTCGATGCGCAGGTTATTTtggattataatttttttgaaataaaatactatattctaattattgtatattattatgttaaaagttatattatattgaagaataatttttttaaattatataatttatgaattagttTAATTGAGATTTTGTAAAAGACACACTTTTATGTAATTCTCTCTTATGCTTGAGCATTTTACACATATCCaaaaactgaaccgaaaccGACTAAAAAAATACAGATTTGGGTCCGGGTCCAGAGCAAAATAACTATTGGATATTTTTTGGACCTGCATGTGTTTGTCGAGTCCATGTCTTACCCAAGACTCGATCGtgtatccaaaaatattttgtgtatattagtTATATTTGAGAATTTCAACGAATAATTTTAGTTACCAGGTTTGTGTTTTCCGTTATAGTTTCGGGTTTCAGGtacaatttcaaaatttaaaatataatattaggtATTTTTGGTTCCTCGGATCAGATTTCAAGTAAAATTTTGGATCTTTTTggatatttgaatattttgggtatttgttTTAGTATTCGGGTATGTCTTTGTATTGTGTGTTTTTCggtttttcaaatatttttgggATTTTGGGTATTTCAAGTCTTTTTCGGGTATTAGATATCCGAACCGATCTGGACCCGTTTTGTATCCAAAAAGTACATGTGTTTCACATGTATTTGAATTATGGATTTGTACCGGAAAGGAACCAACCCGAacctaaaatttttaaattaggtCTAAATACATGAATTATTATATGAATATGTGTGgatataattttggttttggtgatgTATTGGCCATCGATTAAGATTATAATATAGACAATATGATTCACGTGAATTAATAGTGTATTTTATGTTAACCATATGACTTAGTAAAATAAAGGTAATACTAAATAAGAATGATATTCTAAGGATATTATTGTAGATTATTATAGATAATATTTTAAGGATATTAATGATACTCTAGATGAGAATCTTACATATAGGAGCTAAGAGCATCATTTACCCTAACAATTCATTAGGGGTGcttaaattttttctttttttttttagtttttttttcctgacttaaaaaaaaaaaaattaaaaagtgaccaatagcgggccgccacgtgtcggTGGGGCCCgcaaacagaacaaaacaacgACGCTTAAAGAAGCATCGGAAGCgctgctgcttcttcttcttcttctctttccttcttttttttaattaaaaaattgttaacaACTCCTTAAGCAACCATGGAAAAAAATTTAAGCACCCCTAATGAGTTGTTAGGgttaatgatgtttttttattaacgctgatttattatgatcttacaattatgatataggaaatattatatagacgattcgacaaccgacaatactacctaccttatgaagacctacgcctaactgcatcacctgagccgtcctatgaagatccacgcctggccagatttacttgcaccatgttgaagatccttTGCAAGCATTTTCtttgtagtctgcataattgtttaataaactgctctctccgggacttgaaacctagATTTTCTGTAATTTGCAATAAATTGTATGGTCTGAGATTCAAACTCCAGACCGGATGTAGAAGCTTTTAAatcttaaccaataggctacgaTAACCTTAAGAGCATCAATAACGCGGTCTTCTGAGGCCGTCTCTTAGTATTATTGgcattaaaaaaagaaaattagattAAATGCAAAGTAACGTTTCTTATTTAGGGGCTACAAGAGACGTATTCTGAGCCACGTGTTGCTCTCTGGGCTTTCATCTCtttgagaagagagagagagttgaagCGATATCATCCATGGTGGAAGGGAAGCAGAGCTTCAGGCAGATTAACGAGATCGGTTAGCACCTTTTCATCGATTAAGTTCCCTCGATCTCTCGAACTACGATCGGTTTGATTTGATCCGTCATTGTTGAAACCATGGGTAATTGTTGCGGGCCGGCGAGATCGTCACGGTTTTTCTCTTTGTTTATCTCCAGATTGGTCTATAGATGTTCTATGTCTTAGTTTAAGCTCGTG
This genomic window contains:
- the LOC103873649 gene encoding ABSCISIC ACID-INSENSITIVE 5-like protein 1 translates to MPGPESETSTFHVFNHDLQTQLQTYPQETAVEEHAPVGRQNSIMSLTLDEIQMKSGKSFGAMNMDELLANMWMTVEENNGGGAGAQQDGEKPTILPRQGSLSVPVPLCKKTVEEVWFEIQNGVQQPPPSSIAGQNPDEDNRRQQTLGEITLEDFLVKAGVVQEPLKTTMKMSSSDFGYNPEFGVGLHCQTQNNYGDNRTVYNENRPFYSGMGESSSCMTGSGRSDQYLTGLNAFRIQKRIIDGPPEILMERRQRRMIKNRESAARSRARRQAYTVELELELNQLTEENMKLKKIVEENDKKRRQEVMNRSTQITKEKNGDKLRRIRRMASAGW